In Quadrisphaera sp. RL12-1S, a single genomic region encodes these proteins:
- the trpS gene encoding tryptophan--tRNA ligase, whose protein sequence is MPARLFSGMQPTADSLHLGNYLGALVNWVSMQETYDATYCVVDLHALTVSPDPEALRQRTRVTAAQYLAAGIDPERSTLFVQSHAPEHAQLAWLLNCLTGFGEASRMTQFKDKTARFGADQQNVGLFAYPVLQAADILVHDADRVPVGEDQRQHLELTRDLAQRFNARYGDTFVVPDVHIVAATAKVNDLQNPGAKMSKSASSPNGIIELLDDPKKTAKKIRSAVTDTGTEVRFDPAEKPGVSNLLTIHSALSGESIASLEDRFAGKGYGHLKVEVADVVVAALSPVRERALELLADPAELDALLARGAQRARERASAVLARAFDRVGLLPAPR, encoded by the coding sequence GTGCCAGCCCGCCTGTTCTCCGGCATGCAGCCGACCGCCGACTCGCTCCACCTCGGCAACTACCTGGGGGCGCTGGTCAACTGGGTGTCGATGCAGGAGACCTACGACGCGACCTACTGCGTGGTCGACCTGCACGCCCTGACCGTCTCCCCGGACCCGGAGGCGCTGCGCCAGCGCACCCGCGTGACCGCGGCCCAGTACCTCGCGGCGGGCATCGACCCGGAGCGCTCCACGCTCTTCGTGCAGAGCCACGCGCCCGAGCACGCGCAGCTGGCGTGGCTGCTCAACTGCCTCACCGGCTTCGGCGAGGCCAGCCGGATGACGCAGTTCAAGGACAAGACCGCCCGCTTCGGCGCCGACCAGCAGAACGTGGGCCTGTTCGCCTACCCGGTGCTGCAGGCCGCCGACATCCTCGTGCACGACGCCGACCGCGTGCCGGTCGGCGAGGACCAGCGCCAGCACCTGGAGCTGACCCGCGACCTCGCCCAGAGGTTCAACGCGCGGTACGGCGACACCTTCGTCGTGCCCGACGTCCACATCGTCGCGGCCACCGCGAAGGTCAACGACCTGCAGAACCCCGGCGCCAAGATGAGCAAGAGCGCGTCCTCGCCCAACGGGATCATCGAGCTCCTCGACGACCCGAAGAAGACCGCCAAGAAGATCCGCTCCGCCGTGACCGACACCGGCACCGAGGTGCGCTTCGACCCGGCCGAGAAGCCCGGCGTCTCCAACCTGCTCACCATCCACTCGGCGCTGTCCGGCGAGAGCATCGCCTCCCTGGAGGACCGGTTCGCCGGCAAGGGGTACGGGCACCTCAAGGTGGAGGTGGCCGACGTCGTGGTGGCGGCCCTCTCCCCGGTGCGCGAGCGCGCCCTGGAGCTGCTGGCAGACCCGGCCGAGCTCGACGCGCTGCTGGCCCGCGGCGCGCAGCGCGCCCGCGAGCGCGCCTCGGCGGTGCTCGCGCGCGCCTTCGACAGGGTGGGCCTGCTGCCCGCCCCCCGCTGA
- the galT gene encoding galactose-1-phosphate uridylyltransferase, with product MAHVRRTDRQMADGRPIHYFDDTEPWLSGAQERSAVDTRDLPAVATTSTMRWDVLTGEWVAHAAHRQDRTFMPPADLCPLCPARPGKEPGEVPEADYDVVVFANRFPSYAGAGTDLASQPESLVDGDALWPVRPAVGRCEVVCFTADHSATFASLPVSRVRTVVEAWADRTAELSSLAGVREGGEVFVFENRGKEIGVTLQHPHGQIYAYPAPTPRTSQLLVQAQRHRAAHGTSLLADVLAAEQRAGTRVVLRGEHWTAYVPAAARWPVEFHLAPHRDVPDLAALDAGERDELAVVYSEMLQRLDRYFDGVDALPYISGWHQASLGADRELGRLHLQAFSVLRQPGKLKYLAGSESGVGAWINDTTPERIADRLREVAS from the coding sequence ATGGCGCACGTGCGGCGCACCGACCGGCAGATGGCCGACGGACGGCCCATCCACTACTTCGACGACACCGAGCCGTGGCTCTCCGGGGCCCAGGAGCGCTCCGCGGTCGACACCCGCGACCTGCCGGCGGTGGCCACCACCTCGACCATGAGGTGGGACGTGCTGACGGGCGAGTGGGTCGCCCACGCCGCCCACCGCCAGGACCGCACCTTCATGCCCCCGGCCGACCTGTGCCCCCTGTGCCCCGCGCGCCCGGGCAAGGAGCCCGGCGAGGTGCCGGAGGCCGACTACGACGTGGTCGTCTTCGCCAACCGGTTCCCCTCCTACGCGGGGGCGGGCACGGACCTCGCCTCGCAGCCGGAGTCGCTGGTGGACGGCGATGCCCTGTGGCCGGTGCGCCCGGCCGTCGGGCGCTGCGAGGTGGTCTGCTTCACCGCCGACCACTCCGCCACCTTCGCCTCGCTGCCGGTGTCACGGGTGCGGACCGTCGTGGAGGCGTGGGCCGACCGGACGGCGGAGCTGTCGTCGCTGGCCGGGGTGCGCGAGGGCGGCGAGGTGTTCGTCTTCGAGAACCGCGGCAAGGAGATCGGGGTGACGCTGCAGCACCCCCACGGGCAGATCTACGCCTACCCCGCACCCACCCCGCGGACCTCCCAGCTGCTCGTGCAGGCCCAGCGGCACCGCGCCGCGCACGGCACGTCGCTGCTCGCCGACGTGCTCGCCGCCGAGCAGCGCGCCGGCACCCGGGTGGTGCTGCGGGGCGAGCACTGGACGGCGTACGTGCCGGCCGCCGCGCGCTGGCCCGTCGAGTTCCACCTGGCACCGCACCGCGACGTGCCCGACCTCGCGGCGCTGGACGCCGGCGAGCGCGACGAGCTGGCGGTCGTGTACTCGGAGATGCTGCAGCGGCTGGACCGCTACTTCGACGGCGTGGACGCGCTGCCGTACATCTCGGGCTGGCACCAGGCGTCGCTCGGCGCCGACCGGGAGCTGGGGCGGCTGCACCTGCAGGCCTTCTCCGTGCTGCGCCAGCCGGGCAAGCTCAAGTACCTCGCCGGCTCGGAGTCCGGGGTCGGCGCCTGGATCAACGACACGACGCCGGAGCGGATCGCCGACCGGCTGCGGGAGGTGGCTTCGTGA
- a CDS encoding DeoR/GlpR family DNA-binding transcription regulator, with protein sequence MLARQRQERILEEVRSHGGARVSDLVSALGVSEMTVRRDITILAGQGLVARVHGGATALSARSDEPGFSAKSRMALPQKEAIARAAAALVAPGSSVAISAGTTTHAVASALVDTPGLTVVTNSLPVAQVLHEAWCGPDGTSASGGSVVLTGGERTPSDALVGPVAVAALRSLHVDTLLLGVHGVDAEAGLTTPNLVEGETNRALVAAARHVVVVADSTKWHVVGLAGIARLEDVDVLVTDDGLPPAARELLAARVGRLVVAERDPGPA encoded by the coding sequence GTGCTCGCCCGGCAGCGCCAGGAGCGGATCCTGGAGGAGGTGCGCTCCCACGGCGGGGCGCGCGTCAGCGACCTCGTGAGCGCCCTCGGGGTCTCGGAGATGACCGTCCGGCGCGACATCACCATCCTCGCCGGCCAGGGCCTCGTGGCGCGGGTGCACGGTGGCGCCACGGCGCTGTCGGCGCGGTCGGACGAGCCCGGCTTCAGCGCCAAGTCCCGGATGGCGCTGCCCCAGAAGGAGGCGATCGCCCGGGCCGCGGCCGCACTGGTGGCCCCGGGCTCGTCGGTGGCGATCTCCGCGGGGACGACGACGCACGCGGTCGCGTCCGCCCTCGTCGACACCCCGGGCCTGACGGTGGTGACCAACTCCCTGCCCGTGGCGCAGGTGCTGCACGAGGCGTGGTGCGGGCCGGACGGGACCAGCGCGTCCGGCGGCTCGGTGGTGCTCACCGGAGGCGAGCGCACCCCCTCGGACGCCCTCGTGGGCCCGGTGGCGGTGGCGGCGCTGCGCTCGCTGCACGTCGACACGCTGCTGCTCGGCGTCCACGGGGTCGACGCGGAGGCGGGCCTCACCACGCCCAACCTCGTCGAGGGCGAGACCAACCGGGCGCTGGTGGCGGCGGCGCGGCACGTGGTGGTGGTCGCGGACTCCACCAAGTGGCACGTGGTGGGGCTGGCCGGCATCGCGCGGCTGGAGGACGTCGACGTGCTCGTCACCGACGACGGCCTCCCGCCGGCCGCCCGCGAGCTGCTGGCCGCGCGGGTGGGGCGGCTGGTCGTCGCGGAGCGGGACCCGGGACCGGCCTGA
- a CDS encoding 2'-5' RNA ligase family protein — protein sequence MTTTRSAAGVVPAAGAAALTGVFSVVPAAGEVLIGVAIAVPQPWAAELEAWRQRFGDPLGSTVPAHVTLVPPTAVRRADLPAVREHLARATAAGGPFRVVLDGTGTFRPVTPVVYVRLSAGAGECTALEERVRAGVLGTQRRFPFHPHVTVAQQLEDEALDLASDQLAGYDAAFDVDEVDLYELGADGRWRSVQTFRLGG from the coding sequence GTGACGACGACGAGGTCAGCGGCCGGCGTGGTGCCCGCCGCGGGCGCTGCGGCGCTGACCGGCGTCTTCTCCGTGGTCCCCGCGGCGGGGGAGGTGCTCATCGGGGTGGCGATCGCCGTGCCGCAGCCCTGGGCCGCGGAGCTGGAGGCGTGGCGCCAGCGCTTCGGGGACCCCCTGGGCAGCACGGTGCCCGCGCACGTGACGCTGGTCCCGCCGACGGCGGTGCGGCGCGCTGACCTGCCCGCGGTGCGCGAGCACCTCGCGCGCGCCACGGCGGCGGGGGGCCCGTTCCGCGTGGTGCTCGACGGCACCGGCACCTTCCGGCCCGTCACCCCGGTGGTCTACGTGCGGCTGAGCGCCGGTGCGGGGGAGTGCACGGCCCTGGAGGAGCGGGTGCGCGCCGGGGTGCTGGGCACCCAGCGGCGCTTCCCCTTCCACCCGCACGTCACGGTGGCCCAGCAGCTGGAGGACGAGGCGCTGGACCTCGCCAGCGACCAGCTCGCGGGGTACGACGCCGCCTTCGACGTCGACGAGGTCGACCTGTACGAGCTGGGCGCCGACGGCCGCTGGCGCTCGGTGCAGACGTTCCGCCTGGGCGGCTGA
- a CDS encoding YihY/virulence factor BrkB family protein, with translation MGAVLGLWQRYQASHLGRALAHYGRERGQILAGGLAYVALFSLSAILVLLFTVSGSVLAANPTLLDTVVRTINGYVPNLLGGKGSGAALDPQALLSTDALSTTGAITLVVALLAGTGWIDALREGVRAMFGVATDQRAIWWQKLRDLGMLITLGLALLCSAVASITVNAAAPWLLGLVGLQQSWVSKALLYVLGIAIVFAVDWVIFLILLRVLSRLAIPWRHLRSAALLGAALFGVLKILAGQGLGFLTGTSNPLLATAGVIAGLLVWLNILFRVVLTTAAWAATDPVVVAHLTAGQGEPVIGPPVGPAADAALARASLPHHVPSHSERAADRVQVAAGVVLGASVATGAALLVGGTRGVLAALRPSRRRT, from the coding sequence ATGGGCGCCGTCCTCGGGCTGTGGCAGAGGTACCAGGCCAGCCACCTGGGGCGGGCGCTGGCGCACTACGGCCGTGAGCGCGGGCAGATCCTCGCCGGCGGCCTGGCCTACGTGGCGCTGTTCTCGCTCTCGGCGATCCTCGTGCTGCTCTTCACCGTCTCCGGCAGCGTGCTGGCGGCCAATCCGACGCTGCTCGACACCGTCGTCAGGACCATCAACGGCTACGTCCCCAACCTCCTGGGCGGGAAGGGCTCCGGCGCGGCGCTGGACCCGCAGGCGCTGCTCAGCACCGACGCGCTGTCCACCACCGGCGCCATCACCCTGGTGGTCGCGCTGCTGGCGGGCACGGGCTGGATCGACGCGCTGCGCGAGGGGGTGCGCGCCATGTTCGGCGTCGCCACCGACCAGCGCGCCATCTGGTGGCAGAAGCTGCGCGACCTGGGGATGCTCATCACCCTCGGGCTGGCGCTGCTGTGCTCCGCGGTCGCCTCGATCACCGTGAACGCCGCCGCGCCGTGGCTCCTGGGACTGGTCGGCCTCCAGCAGAGCTGGGTCTCGAAGGCGCTCCTGTACGTCCTCGGCATCGCGATCGTGTTCGCCGTCGACTGGGTGATCTTCCTCATCCTGCTGCGCGTGCTCAGCCGGCTCGCCATCCCGTGGCGCCACCTGCGCTCGGCGGCGCTGCTGGGGGCCGCGCTGTTCGGCGTCCTGAAGATCCTCGCCGGTCAGGGCCTGGGGTTCCTCACCGGGACGTCCAACCCCCTGCTCGCCACCGCCGGCGTCATCGCCGGTCTGCTGGTCTGGCTGAACATCCTCTTCCGCGTGGTCCTCACGACCGCCGCGTGGGCGGCCACCGACCCCGTCGTCGTCGCCCACCTCACCGCCGGTCAGGGCGAGCCGGTCATCGGCCCGCCGGTGGGCCCCGCCGCCGACGCCGCGCTGGCCCGCGCGTCGCTGCCGCACCACGTCCCGTCGCACTCGGAGCGCGCCGCGGACCGGGTGCAGGTGGCCGCGGGCGTGGTGCTCGGCGCGTCGGTGGCGACGGGGGCCGCCCTCCTCGTAGGGGGGACGAGGGGCGTGCTCGCAGCGCTGCGACCCTCGAGGCGCAGGACCTGA
- the galK gene encoding galactokinase, with protein MTTTTTSDAGSAAAQGAPTWLEAAPPSAAADAAVALFAGRWEGQADGVWSAPGRVNLIGEHLDYNGGPVLPLALPHSTVAAVRARHDGVVRVVSSADLGSEPSVWQGHLSDVGPGAPEGWAAYVAGVLWALAQAGHAVGGVDAAVVSTVPLGAGLSSSAALECVVALAVADLGRLGETSADAFRAGLAAACVRAENEVARASTGGMDQAASLRCTAEHALRLDSASGAVTQVPLPLAEHGRALLVMDTRAPHRHADGEYGSRRAASERAASLLGYGLLAEAVAESGGTAEGASAVLERLRSAAVAASETPERVEELVRRTRHVITETARVHQVVSLLTSAAQGSCVGVSGVGAVACIDDVGPVLSASHASMRDDYEISCPELDVVCAAAEAAGALGARMTGGGFGGSAVALVRAGTEEAVAAAVRAAALEAGHPEPAFLRALASPGASRLR; from the coding sequence GTGACGACGACGACGACGTCGGACGCTGGGAGCGCAGCGGCGCAGGGCGCGCCGACGTGGCTGGAGGCCGCGCCGCCGTCGGCGGCGGCCGACGCCGCGGTGGCGCTGTTCGCCGGGCGCTGGGAGGGCCAGGCCGACGGCGTCTGGTCCGCGCCCGGACGGGTCAACCTCATCGGCGAGCACCTCGACTACAACGGCGGCCCGGTGCTGCCGCTGGCCCTGCCGCACAGCACGGTGGCCGCGGTGCGCGCGCGCCACGACGGCGTGGTGCGCGTGGTGTCGTCCGCCGACCTGGGATCGGAGCCGAGCGTGTGGCAGGGGCACCTGTCCGACGTCGGCCCGGGAGCGCCCGAGGGGTGGGCCGCCTACGTGGCGGGCGTGCTGTGGGCGCTGGCGCAGGCCGGCCACGCCGTCGGCGGTGTGGACGCCGCCGTCGTCTCGACCGTGCCGCTGGGCGCGGGGCTGTCGAGCTCCGCGGCGCTGGAGTGCGTGGTGGCCCTGGCCGTGGCCGACCTGGGCCGGCTCGGCGAGACCTCGGCCGACGCGTTCCGCGCCGGGCTGGCCGCGGCGTGCGTGCGCGCCGAGAACGAGGTGGCCCGCGCCTCCACCGGTGGGATGGACCAGGCGGCGTCGCTGCGGTGCACCGCCGAGCACGCGCTGAGGCTCGACAGCGCCAGCGGAGCGGTCACGCAGGTGCCGCTGCCGCTGGCCGAGCACGGCAGGGCTCTGCTGGTCATGGACACCCGCGCGCCGCACCGCCACGCCGACGGCGAGTACGGCTCCCGGCGCGCTGCCTCGGAGCGGGCGGCCTCGCTGCTCGGGTACGGGCTGCTGGCGGAGGCGGTGGCCGAGTCGGGCGGGACGGCGGAGGGCGCGTCGGCGGTGCTGGAGCGGCTCCGGTCTGCGGCCGTGGCGGCCAGCGAGACGCCCGAGCGCGTCGAGGAGCTGGTGCGCCGCACCCGCCACGTCATCACCGAGACCGCCCGGGTGCACCAGGTGGTGTCGCTGCTGACGTCGGCGGCGCAGGGCAGCTGCGTCGGCGTCAGCGGCGTGGGCGCGGTGGCGTGCATCGACGACGTGGGCCCGGTGCTGTCGGCGTCGCACGCGTCGATGCGGGACGACTACGAGATCTCCTGCCCCGAGCTCGACGTGGTGTGCGCGGCGGCGGAGGCCGCCGGCGCGCTGGGCGCGCGGATGACCGGCGGCGGGTTCGGCGGGTCGGCGGTGGCGCTGGTGCGCGCCGGGACCGAGGAGGCCGTGGCCGCGGCGGTCCGCGCGGCGGCGCTGGAGGCGGGCCACCCCGAGCCGGCGTTCCTGCGGGCCCTCGCCTCTCCGGGAGCCTCCCGCCTGCGCTGA
- a CDS encoding carbohydrate ABC transporter permease codes for MAPFLLLFALTFVAPVLYAVGQSFTRVTREGLFGQAGASSGFAGFENYARALSDGGFAASVGRVLLFGVVQVTVMIVAATVLALLLESASARWPGFFRTAYFLPYGIPGVIATILWSFLYVPGISPVLGLLAAVGIDLDPLAPSTVLWSIANIVTWAYTGYNMLIIVAQLKSIPKELYEAARVDGAGPLRIARSLQLPLVRPALVLATVFSIIGTLQLFAEPQVLQAVSPAISNDYTPNLAAYNSAFNYNDYGVASAQAVLIALAAFVLSAVFLGLTNRGRR; via the coding sequence ATGGCGCCGTTCCTGCTGCTCTTCGCGCTGACGTTCGTCGCCCCGGTGCTCTACGCGGTCGGGCAGAGCTTCACGCGGGTGACCCGCGAGGGGCTGTTCGGGCAGGCCGGCGCGTCGTCGGGGTTCGCCGGGTTCGAGAACTACGCGCGGGCGCTGTCGGACGGCGGCTTCGCCGCGTCGGTGGGCCGCGTGCTGCTGTTCGGCGTCGTCCAGGTGACCGTGATGATCGTCGCGGCGACCGTGCTGGCGCTGCTGCTGGAGTCGGCCTCGGCGAGGTGGCCGGGCTTCTTCCGCACGGCGTACTTCCTGCCCTACGGCATCCCGGGCGTCATCGCGACCATCCTGTGGAGCTTCCTGTACGTGCCCGGCATCTCCCCGGTGCTGGGGCTGCTCGCCGCGGTGGGGATCGACCTGGACCCGCTCGCCCCGAGCACCGTGCTGTGGTCGATCGCCAACATCGTGACCTGGGCCTACACCGGCTACAACATGCTGATCATCGTCGCGCAGCTGAAGTCGATCCCGAAGGAGCTGTACGAGGCGGCGCGGGTGGACGGCGCCGGCCCGCTGCGCATCGCCCGGTCCCTGCAGCTGCCGCTGGTGCGTCCGGCGCTCGTGCTGGCGACGGTCTTCTCGATCATCGGGACGCTGCAGCTGTTCGCGGAGCCGCAGGTGCTGCAGGCGGTCTCCCCGGCGATCAGCAACGACTACACGCCCAACCTCGCCGCGTACAACTCCGCCTTCAACTACAACGACTACGGGGTGGCCTCGGCGCAGGCCGTGCTCATCGCCCTCGCGGCGTTCGTGCTGAGCGCGGTCTTCCTGGGCCTGACGAACAGGGGACGCCGATGA
- a CDS encoding ABC transporter substrate-binding protein, which yields MTRSDDEEVDVPDPWTPLTRPRSSRRPSPPPTRRQVLRAAGLGIAGLGALGATAACGTPGTAPAAGAPLPAASPGEVVRLQYWAWLKDLQKVCDVWNAKNPSVQVEAVWIPGGNSGGYQKIFSALAAGSGPDLAQIEVRTLPSYLLQNGLADLSAYGFGDVIGSYDEGLASQVRLDGRLWGVPQDSGPIGFFYRTESLEAVGAQPPSTWEEWLEVARAIHGNDAGHWIDSFNAGDPTTFISIATQAGATWFKPEGEEWVIDMTDDATAAVATLFDTALDEGLLNTALPPFSVGWFAAAGSGAIASLVSGSWADALIEGTTGGEGQWRVAPVPTWASDPSLTKAVGSSYLGGSTAAITSTCAHPREALAFATWMTTDPEGIDAMIQYSGIGWSPASDYIGKARQQPSEFFSGQSYNTEVFQPAAQQQRTDWTWSPVTLQAINIVADAFRARLTGGYRTCLDALAAAQPQVVAAHRDKGLAVRAAS from the coding sequence GTGACCAGGTCCGACGACGAGGAGGTCGACGTGCCCGATCCGTGGACACCGCTCACCCGACCACGCAGCAGCAGGCGACCGAGCCCACCGCCGACGCGCCGCCAGGTGCTGCGCGCCGCCGGTCTCGGCATCGCGGGCCTGGGCGCCCTCGGTGCCACGGCTGCCTGCGGCACCCCCGGCACCGCCCCGGCCGCCGGCGCTCCGCTGCCGGCCGCGAGCCCCGGCGAGGTGGTGAGGCTGCAGTACTGGGCGTGGCTGAAGGACCTGCAGAAGGTCTGCGACGTGTGGAACGCCAAGAACCCCTCGGTGCAGGTGGAGGCCGTCTGGATCCCCGGTGGCAACTCCGGCGGCTACCAGAAGATCTTCTCCGCGCTGGCCGCCGGCTCGGGCCCGGACCTCGCGCAGATCGAGGTCCGCACGCTGCCCAGCTACCTGCTCCAGAACGGCCTCGCAGACCTGTCCGCGTACGGCTTCGGGGACGTCATCGGGTCCTACGACGAGGGCCTGGCCAGCCAGGTCCGCCTGGACGGCAGGCTGTGGGGCGTCCCGCAGGACTCCGGCCCGATCGGCTTCTTCTACCGCACCGAGAGCCTCGAGGCCGTCGGCGCGCAGCCACCGTCCACGTGGGAGGAGTGGCTGGAGGTCGCGCGTGCCATCCACGGCAACGACGCCGGCCACTGGATCGACAGCTTCAACGCCGGCGACCCCACCACCTTCATCTCCATCGCCACCCAGGCCGGGGCCACCTGGTTCAAACCGGAGGGCGAGGAGTGGGTCATCGACATGACCGACGACGCCACCGCCGCCGTCGCGACGCTCTTCGACACCGCTCTCGACGAGGGCCTGCTCAACACCGCCCTCCCCCCGTTCTCCGTCGGCTGGTTCGCCGCGGCCGGCAGCGGCGCCATCGCCAGCCTGGTGTCCGGCTCGTGGGCCGACGCGCTCATCGAGGGCACCACCGGCGGAGAGGGCCAGTGGCGCGTCGCGCCGGTGCCCACCTGGGCCTCCGACCCGAGCCTGACGAAGGCCGTCGGCTCGAGCTACCTCGGTGGCTCGACGGCGGCCATCACCTCCACCTGCGCCCACCCGCGCGAGGCGCTGGCGTTCGCCACCTGGATGACCACCGACCCGGAGGGCATCGACGCGATGATCCAGTACAGCGGCATCGGCTGGTCGCCGGCCAGCGACTACATCGGGAAGGCCCGCCAGCAGCCGTCGGAGTTCTTCAGCGGCCAGTCCTACAACACCGAGGTCTTCCAGCCGGCCGCGCAGCAGCAGCGCACCGACTGGACCTGGTCGCCGGTCACGCTGCAGGCCATCAACATCGTGGCTGACGCGTTCCGCGCCCGGCTCACCGGCGGGTACCGCACCTGCCTGGACGCCCTCGCCGCGGCGCAGCCGCAGGTGGTGGCCGCGCACCGCGACAAGGGCCTGGCCGTGAGGGCCGCCTCGTGA